The DNA segment GCTGTTTTCCAGCCTCAAGCGCCGCGGCATCGAAGAAGCGCAGGGTGTGATCGCCGGCTGGCTCAACCTGCCCGAGGCGCAGAAGGACGTGGCGCAGGATGCTGCCGCGGCCCCGACGGCTGAGCCGCCTGCTCCCATGGATCCTGCGTCCCCTGCGGCATAAAGCCGCAGCGTTGCAAGGGCGCAAAAAAAGCACGCAAAAAAAAGCCCCGCTGCAAGCAACGGGGACAAACTTTCCCGCCGCTGGGGCGGGTACCCGCTCAGGGAGGAGTAGCGGGGAACACCCGCGCCACGCAAGGCGCAACGCATAGTGTCCGCGAGTATGATGGCGGGCACGCACAAAAGTTTAGTTTTTCTTCAGCCGGCATCTTTGCGCCGCGCGCGCAGTGCCTGCCGGCTGGCAAATTGGGACTTTTCTGTCCCGTCTCCAGCACAAGAAGCCTGCCATGTCGACCTTCCCCGAGTACCGCCCGCGCCGCATGCGCCGCGACGATTTCTCCCGCCGCATGATGCGCGAGCATCGCCTGTCGCCGGACAACCTGATCTACCCCGTTTTCATCCTTGACGGCCAGAACCAGCGCCAGTCCGTGGCCTCGATGCCGGGCGTCGAGCGGGTCTCCGTGGACCTGCTGATGGCGGTGGCCGAAGACTGCGTCAAGCTTGGCATCCCGGTGCTCGCGCTGTTCCCGGTGATCGACCCGTCGCTGAAAACGCCGGACGGCATCGAGGCCATCAATCCCGACGGCCTGGTGCCGCGCGCGGTGCGTGCGCTGAAGGACCGCTTCCCCGAACTCGGCGTGCTGTGCGACGTCGCGCTCGACCCCTACACCAGCCACGGCCAGGACGGCGTGCTGGATGAAAACGGCTACGTCATCAACGACACCACCGTCGACATCCTGGTGCGCCAGGCGCTGGCCCAGGCCGAAGCGGGCGTCGATATCGTGGCCCCGTCAGACATGATGGACGGCCGCATCGGCGCGGTGCGCACGGCGCTGGAAGACAACGGCCACATCCATACCCGCATCATGGCCTACTCTGCCAAGTACGCGTCGGCCTTCTACGGCCCCTTCCGCGACGCGGTGGGCTCGGCGGCCAACCTGGGCAAGGGCAACAAGATGACCTACCAGATGGACCCGGCCAACACCGACGAGGCCCTGCGCGAAGTGGCGCAGGACATCCTCGAAGGCGCCGACATGGTGATGGTCAAGCCCGGCATGCCGTACCTCGACATCGTGCGCCGCGTGAAGGACGAGTTCAGCTTCCCGACCTACGTCTACCAGGTCAGCGGCGAGTACGCGATGTTGAAGGCCGCCGCGCAGAACGGATGGCTCGACCACGACAAGGTCATGATGGAATCGCTGCTGGCCTTCCGCCGCGCCGGCGCCGACGGCATCCTGACCTATTTCGCACGCGACGCCGCACGCCTGCTGGCCGCCTGATCCATATCGCTCTATTCGGGAACTCGCGCCTATGGAACTGCTCGGCTTCTCGGCCAGCCAGGTACACCCGCTTGCCTCGCTCGCCGAGGCGGGCGGCTTCCTCAGCGGCAATGCCGCCGCGCTGTTCGTCTGGGCAGACTTTTCCACCGAGGAAGTCACCGCCGCGCCCGACACCTGGCGCGAGAATGTGCGCCAGCTTGCCGGCGCCTCGATCCTGGACCTGCACCTGGCCGACGCCACCAATGCCGCGCATCCGTCGTACTTCGACACGACCAATGCGTATGACATGGTGATCTTCCGCAAGCTGACCTTCGAGACCAGCCGCGCGATCGCCGAGGCCGAACCGCAGGAGGCAACGCCGGCCAGCGCGGCCAGGATGCCGGGTGATGGGGCCGCCCGTGCGCGGCGGTATCCGCCCGGCTTCCTCCCCGCGCTGGCCAAGATTGATACGCAGCCGGTTACGTTTTTCGTCTTCGATACACTGCTGGTCACCGTCCGCAACGGCCCGTCGCGCACAGTCGACCAGGTACGCCAGCGCCTGCTCGAGCTTTGCCAGGCGCCGCGCCCGCAAGCATCGGCCGCGCGCGGCAACGGCCAAACGCTGCTGCACGGCGTGCGTCCGCCGAACCGGCCCGAAGACCTGATGCTGCGCCTGCTCAATGCGATGGTGGACCGCTACCTGGAACTACGCGCCCCGCTCACGCGCCAGCTCGACCGCTGGCAACGCGCGCTGCTGAACTCGCGGCGCAGCTTTTCCAGCTGGGAAGGCCTGCTGGATGCACGCATCCAGCTGCGCAAGCTGGAGCACCTGAGCGAGGAACAGCGCGATGCGTTGCAGGAATTCCGCGACAGCCTGCTGGACAACCGCTACAGCAGCGACCAGCACGGCACCCCGGTGGATATCCCGGGTCGCGACGAAGTGCTGCTGGTGCGCATCAACGATGTGATGGAGCATATCCAGCGCGTGCTTGCGCATGCGCGCCGGCTGGAAGATTCGATCGAGTCGGCGGTGCAGATCCACTTCTCGGCGGTCGCGCACCGGACCAACCGCACCATGCGCATGCTGACGCTGATCACGGCCCTGTTCATGCCGCTGACGCTGATCACCGGCATTTTCGGCATGAACTTCGAGCGCATGCCGTGGCTGCAGGCGCCGGACGGATTCTGGTGGTCCATCAGCCTGATGGGGGCGGTGGTGGTAGTGCTTGGCGCGCTATGGCTCGTGGCGCGGCAGCTGGAGCGCTAGCGCAGGGGCGGGTACGCCTCAGGTGCTGGTGCGCTGGCCGAAGGCGCGCTCCAGGCTTTCCAGGAAACGGTTGGCCGACTGGTAGCCGATCACGCGCACCGGCCGCTCGCGGCCATCCGGTCCGAACAGGATGATCCCCGGCGGGCCAAACAGCCCGAAGCGCTTGAGCAGCGCCTTGTCGTCGGCATTGTTGGCGGTTACGTCCGCCTGCAGCAGCACGATCTCCGACAGCCGCGCGCGCACGCGCGCGTCAACGAAGGTCATGCGCTCCATCTCCTTGCAGCTGACGCACCAGTCTGCATAGAAATCGAGCAGTACCGGCTTGCCGGCCGCGGCGGCCTGCGCCACGCGGGCATCGAGTTCGGCCACGCTGCGCACGCGCTCGAATCGCACCGCCTGGGTCGTGCCGGCGCTTTCCGCACCGCCGCGGCCGACGCTGAGGTGCGACAGCGGCTGCAGGGGATCGCGCCCGCCCGACGCCACGCCGATCAGTACGATGGCTGCGGCGATCGCAAACAAGACCCCCAGGCCCTTGCCCACGCGCGCCAGGTTGCGCGGATCGGGACCCAGCCCGTCAAAGGCGCCGAGGAACACCGCCGCGACCAGCAACAGTACCGCCAGCAGCAGCATCGTCGCCCACGCCGGCAGCACCGGCCCAAGCATCCACAGGGCCACGCCCAGCAGCAAGAAGCCAAAGAAGCGCTTGGTCACTTCCATCCAGCGCCCGGCGCGCGGCAGCAGGTTGCCGGCGCCTACGCCCACCAGCACCAGCGGCACGCCCATGCCGATCGCCATCGCAAACAGCGCCGCCCCGCCGATGACCGCATCGCGGGTCTGCGCGATATAGGCCAGCGCCCCCGCCAGCGGCGCGGTCACGCACGGGCCGACAATCAGCGCGGAGATCGCGCCCATCGCTGCCGCACCGGCCACCTGCCCGCCCTGGCGCCGGTTGGACGATTCCGTCAGCCGCGTCTGCCAGCGCTGCGGCAGCTGCAGCTCATACAGGCCGAACATCGACAGCGCCAGCGCCACCATCAGCGCGGCGAACAGGCCCAGCACCCAGGGCGTCTGCAACGCGGCCGACAGGCCTTCGCCAAGCATCCCGGCGGCCACGCCGACCGCGGTGTACACCACCGCCATGCCCAGCACGTAGGCCAGCGACACCACCAGCGCACGGCTGCGCGTGACGTGCTCGCCGACGACGATCGAAGACAGGATCGGCACCATCGGCAGCACACACGGCGTGAAGGTCAGCAACAGGCCCAGGCCGAAGAAGAGCGCCGCGATCAGGGCCACGTTGCGGCTAGCCAGCGCGCCGGCGATGCGGTCGCTGTCATCGGCACGCAGCGTGGCCGCGGGCGCCGGCTGGGCCGGCTGGGTTAGCGCAGGGGCTGCAGCAGTGGCATCGGAGCGCCCGCGTTTGCCGAACAGGTCGGCCAGGCCGGCGCCGCCGACCTTGTAGATGCTTTCCATCGGCGGATAGCACAGGCCCTTGTCGGCGCAGCCCTGCGAGGTGACCGTCAGCGTCCACTTGCCGTCCGCTGGCGCCGCCGCCACCGGCACGCGGATGGTCACGCTGTCGCGGTACGTTTCCATCTCCTTGCCAAAGGTGTCGTCGAACTTGACCTTGCCGTGCGGGAAGTCAGGCGTGCCGAGCTTCACGCCGGCAGGCTCAGTGGCAAAGGCGAATCGCTCCCGGTACATGTAGTAGCCGGGCGCGACATCGAAACGCACCTCCACGGTGTTGTCGTCGATCTGGCGCGCGGCGAAGCGGAAGGCTTGCTCCGGCGGCAGGAAATCGGCTTCCGTGGCGGCCTGCGCTGCGCCAGCCAGGCAAAGCCAGGCCAGTACCGCCAGCAGGACTGCGGCAATATGCCGCGCCTGAACCAGACCGCGTGCCCGCTGCGGAAGTGCCAAACCGATGTTCATGAAGCTGTTTCCTGTCTGTCCTGGCCACTGGGTCTCGCCGTACCCGCTGCTGCGCGGCGGCCCCCTTCGCCCGTTATCCCGCCGGCTGCGCGCCGGCATCCGTCTCGCTGCCGACCCACGCCAGGTATGGCGCAAAACCCGCCGTCACCGGCAGTGCGATGATCTCCGGCACGTCATAGGGGTGATGTTGCCGGATCACGGCCTCCAGTGCAGCGTAGCGCGCGCGCGTGGTCTTGATCAGCAGCGGCCATTCCTGCGCCTGTTCCAGCGCGCCTTGCCACCAGTACTGGGATTCCACCGGAGCCAGACGGTTCACGCAGGCGG comes from the Cupriavidus sp. P-10 genome and includes:
- the hemB gene encoding porphobilinogen synthase, with protein sequence MSTFPEYRPRRMRRDDFSRRMMREHRLSPDNLIYPVFILDGQNQRQSVASMPGVERVSVDLLMAVAEDCVKLGIPVLALFPVIDPSLKTPDGIEAINPDGLVPRAVRALKDRFPELGVLCDVALDPYTSHGQDGVLDENGYVINDTTVDILVRQALAQAEAGVDIVAPSDMMDGRIGAVRTALEDNGHIHTRIMAYSAKYASAFYGPFRDAVGSAANLGKGNKMTYQMDPANTDEALREVAQDILEGADMVMVKPGMPYLDIVRRVKDEFSFPTYVYQVSGEYAMLKAAAQNGWLDHDKVMMESLLAFRRAGADGILTYFARDAARLLAA
- a CDS encoding magnesium transporter CorA family protein translates to MELLGFSASQVHPLASLAEAGGFLSGNAAALFVWADFSTEEVTAAPDTWRENVRQLAGASILDLHLADATNAAHPSYFDTTNAYDMVIFRKLTFETSRAIAEAEPQEATPASAARMPGDGAARARRYPPGFLPALAKIDTQPVTFFVFDTLLVTVRNGPSRTVDQVRQRLLELCQAPRPQASAARGNGQTLLHGVRPPNRPEDLMLRLLNAMVDRYLELRAPLTRQLDRWQRALLNSRRSFSSWEGLLDARIQLRKLEHLSEEQRDALQEFRDSLLDNRYSSDQHGTPVDIPGRDEVLLVRINDVMEHIQRVLAHARRLEDSIESAVQIHFSAVAHRTNRTMRMLTLITALFMPLTLITGIFGMNFERMPWLQAPDGFWWSISLMGAVVVVLGALWLVARQLER
- the dsbD gene encoding protein-disulfide reductase DsbD, with the protein product MNIGLALPQRARGLVQARHIAAVLLAVLAWLCLAGAAQAATEADFLPPEQAFRFAARQIDDNTVEVRFDVAPGYYMYRERFAFATEPAGVKLGTPDFPHGKVKFDDTFGKEMETYRDSVTIRVPVAAAPADGKWTLTVTSQGCADKGLCYPPMESIYKVGGAGLADLFGKRGRSDATAAAPALTQPAQPAPAATLRADDSDRIAGALASRNVALIAALFFGLGLLLTFTPCVLPMVPILSSIVVGEHVTRSRALVVSLAYVLGMAVVYTAVGVAAGMLGEGLSAALQTPWVLGLFAALMVALALSMFGLYELQLPQRWQTRLTESSNRRQGGQVAGAAAMGAISALIVGPCVTAPLAGALAYIAQTRDAVIGGAALFAMAIGMGVPLVLVGVGAGNLLPRAGRWMEVTKRFFGFLLLGVALWMLGPVLPAWATMLLLAVLLLVAAVFLGAFDGLGPDPRNLARVGKGLGVLFAIAAAIVLIGVASGGRDPLQPLSHLSVGRGGAESAGTTQAVRFERVRSVAELDARVAQAAAAGKPVLLDFYADWCVSCKEMERMTFVDARVRARLSEIVLLQADVTANNADDKALLKRFGLFGPPGIILFGPDGRERPVRVIGYQSANRFLESLERAFGQRTST
- the cutA gene encoding divalent-cation tolerance protein CutA encodes the protein MPDSSPSHDSAEVIVVITNTPDAETAARLSRAVLEARAAACVNRLAPVESQYWWQGALEQAQEWPLLIKTTRARYAALEAVIRQHHPYDVPEIIALPVTAGFAPYLAWVGSETDAGAQPAG